Proteins from one Ipomoea triloba cultivar NCNSP0323 chromosome 1, ASM357664v1 genomic window:
- the LOC116013423 gene encoding protein indeterminate-domain 12-like: protein MRVSSRRSGMIDISKSTVWWKALILVCYLTREVNRIKKILCKGVDQEGVGKNRDRDFPGKKAEMKDSRQMTTVLPGEESAHQASEQMVKPKRKRSTPGMPDAVEVEVIALSPKSLLETNRYVCDVCGKGFQREQNLQLHRRGHNMPWKLKQRGAAEVVKRRVYVCPETTCSYHHPSKALGDLSGIRKHFCRKHGKRTFKCDKCNKMYAVQCDLKAHIKICGTRHYPCHCGAVFARKDSFIAHKTVCYALKVTAPSASRPTPSKAPSSSLGIGIGDNGGEEDFSSVFRLSLKSGNNEEEALTPSAAIMERRVALSLSSNPPVLSATELLQKAAQMGSTLSSGGSFFAGYELAMSATSTQWGMHANAPELALELALRPASSATAFAGSIFSTQTTLDFLGVGRDANQSSSSSLLSSTSDATPFGMGSSSSSGGALGNPWDGHADQN, encoded by the exons ATGCGGGTTTCAAGTCGTCGGTCTGGGATGATCGACATCTCCAAATCAACGGTGTGGTGGAAAGCTTTAATACTTGTTTGCTACCTAACAAGAGAAGTAAATCGCATTAAGAAAATCCTATGCAAGGGGGTTGACCAAGAGGGTGTTGGCAAGAATCGAGATCGTGACTTTCCAG GTAAAAAAGCGGAAATGAAAGATTCAAGACAAATGACTACCGTTTTACCTGGAGAAGAGTCTGCTCATCAGGCGAGTGAGCAGATGGTGAAACCTAAGAGAAAAAGAAGCACGCCGGGGATGCCTG ACGCAGTAGAGGTGGAGGTGATAGCATTGTCGCCGAAATCACTACTGGAAACGAACAGGTACGTGTGCGACGTGTGTGGCAAAGGGTTCCAGAGGGAGCAAAACCTGCAGCTCCACCGCCGCGGCCACAACATGCCGTGGAAGCTGAAGCAGCGGGGAGCGGCGGAGGTGGTTAAGAGAAGGGTGTACGTGTGCCCGGAGACAACGTGCTCGTATCACCACCCGTCTAAAGCTCTCGGAGACCTCTCCGGCATCAGAAAACACTTTTGCCGGAAACACGGAAAACGGACATTCAAGTGTGACAAATGTAACAAAATGTATGCTGTCCAGTGCGACTTGAAAGCCCACATCAAAATATGTGGCACCCGCCACTACCCTTGTCACTGTGGAGCGGTTTTCGCTAG GAAGGACAGCTTTATAGCGCACAAGACGGTTTGTTATGCGTTGAAGGTGACGGCGCCGTCAGCGAGTCGCCCAACCCCGTCAAAGGCGCCCTCTTCATCGCTTGGTATTGGTATTGGGGATAACGGCGGTGAAGAGGATTTTAGTAGCGTTTTCCGGCTGTCGTTGAAGTCAGGGAATAATGAAGAGGAAGCGTTAACTCCCTCCGCCGCCATTATGGAGCGGCGGGTGGCTCTTTCGCTATCAAGCAATCCGCCGGTGCTGTCAGCGACGGAATTGCTTCAGAAGGCGGCGCAAATGGGGTCCACGTTGTCCAGTGGCGGCTCATTCTTTGCAGGCTACGAGCTGGCCATGTCTGCCACCTCAACACAGTGGGGCATGCATGCAAATGCTCCTGAGCTTGCGCTTGAGCTCGCTCTCCGGCCTGCCAGCTCGGCCACTGCTTTCGCGGGCTCCATCTTCAGCACCCAAACGACGCTTGATTTTCTCGGCGTGGGACGAGACGCTAAccaatcttcttcttcctcgctGCTGAGCTCAACGAGTGATGCAACCCCATTTGGCATGGGTTCATCGTCTTCATCCGGTGGAGCCCTGGGTAACCCGTGGGACGGGCATGCAGATCAGAACTGA